tatataaataaatgatgatgatgattgtttattttgtatacttttttcattagctgcctttttcttctgactctttacagctttccaatgggggtcactgaccccatctaaaaaaccaagGCTTCAAATTAATGATGTGCGGGCCGATACCTGTGGGTCTGGCGTGTTCGTGCTGACCTCTCAATCCTCTTCacgggtggcgggcgggtgcaggttgagctcttctcttgctctccccactggccaccttcaaatgccggcttacGACTGCTCGCCCcaccctttttgtgacatcatcagcagggtgggtctataaatggaacccAGAAGTCCGATGTGGGTGGCGCGAGTTGTGGGAGGGCAGCGTGgggtgcgggtcgggtttaactCGCTAAacactactacaaatgtattattattgctactttttattactcatctttctattcaggcctctcctactcatattccagtctcttattcagatcagtgcatggttgctaggggaatttagagtCTACAACCAGATTACAGatattgcaaactgctgaataaaaagctaaataactcaaaaaccacaaataataaaaaattaaaaccaattgcaaattatctcagaatatcactctctatatcatacttacagttaactcaaaggtgaacaacccctttaagaaataatggCCCAAGCCTCACAAATAAGCATTTTCCCTGGTGTATCAAAGACCTACAGACCCTCCTATCACTATAATGATCCAGACCCGCAGTTCTAGTGTATTAGAGTCTTACCAGCGCGGGGACAGGTAATGGCACTGGTTCCTTGGCCTGGTACCTCCTCGCCTTCCTGATGGCAAATTTTTCTGTGGGAGGAGATTTCCCAGCGATTTTCTGCTTTAAGGAGGGCACAATCCTGCCAAGATATTTGGACATTTTTACCCACAGAGCctcatattattatataatacacaaaagccatgaatatcctgtaaattatatccttagaaacgatgagttctgatgtcatcagttataaacggtgagttctgatgtcatttctgtcacatgacttactgtaatttgtgtattataataaataaagtacccccagttgtaaaatattcgCCTTCAGCCTCGTAGTTTTATAtgctcatgaaactcctcggtaacttataatacccttatattttacaagagggggtactttattcactatataatattcaTTTCCCATATCCCTGCCCAGCTCACTAGCATTTACTGATTCCTACCATCCCCTTTATAAGTcttaaaaggggaagtaaagtctaaaatagaataaggctagaaatgctgtattttgtatactaaatataaacatgaacttactgcaccacaagcctaatcaaacaaatgatttatgctttcaaagttggccacagggggtcaccatcttgtaactttgttatacatctttgcaagaccaagactgtgcacatgctcagtgtggtctgggctgcttagggatcgtcataaattatcaaaacagcacaagtcgaataatatctgccagaagccgatacagcaagactgattaataatcagaatatacagactgcactggctcctgtgttgtcatgtaatctaatgtggattttatagtttttgtattgtttaatacaaactttctccaactctgcagaaccagtgtctgcagcaaaataatcctccaaatagaatcccagtttatctgtttaaatccggctccatgatctttgtccctgcagctggagttggaaacagtaaaggggatgtaaaggcaaaaataaaatccaatacaaatctctacacagtcgccgactgctctacagggaaacaaacaaagctgcttgagttctgcatggctgggaagtaaggcgggggctcccctgctgttcataagtatgattgtttccctgcagagcagttagggaccgtctgacaattcctatccacagcagtaaatgaagggagaatttcactgcatacagtcaggtttcttataaaaacggtacacattttttaatcaaattatattggagataggtttctttttcattaaagaaagaaaaatgggattttattttttttgcctttacattccctttaataccTCACCGGCACTGCTTTGCCCCCCATTGACTTCTGATATTCGGCCATTGTTCTCAGGGATTTTCCACTCTCCCCCCTACAACCCAAACACTTTGGCTATTGTCAACCTCTCCTGAGATCCATCATAGAAGAATGAATGTACAAGACAGGGGTGTACAGCCAATCAGAGGCTTTTACTGCCCAGCTTATGTAGGTTTAACTGCCCTAAACCTCTCCCTTCTATGCAGTAACTACTCCTTTTCATTACAGGCTCTGCATGACTTACCTGAACAACTCCACCTCATTCTCTCCAAAGGGCCGTGGCTCATCAGGTGGCAACATGCTCAGAAAAGCAGCCTTCATATAGACATACATGGCCTGGGCAGAGAGAGACAATCGTTACACCAGGGAGAGCCAAGATGGTGCTGGAGAGGGAGGGGTTTAAAAATGGGAAACAATACCGAGGCGTGAGGATCCATCTAAAGGAATAAGTTGATTTTCAGCACATACCTTAGACCAACGATTCTCTTTGCTCAGCAGATCAGCATAGAAATAGGCCACCTTCCAGAGGCCTTTATAGGCATAGCACCACATCAGCTCCCAGTAGCACATGTGATGGAACTGCTTCCAGGCCTGCTGTGCTGAGCAGCCCTCCTCAAACCAACGGATCGCCTGGGAAATGGACAACCGGGAATGTTGACATGAGGAATATAAGAAATATGAAGTGACCGCACATACATAGTGGGGCCCTATAGAGAATCAGTCGTAGGTAAGAAGGGGGGCAGTATCTGGCAGCTCTAGAGTGATTAAAGAAAATGGTGGCACATATCAAGAGTTGGCCAAACTGTCATCTTACAGCTGTGGTTGAAGTACAGCTCTCACTGCTGCCTGGAATTGTAGATCAACAACAATGGCATCAAATGCCATAGCTAGAAATCTTCCTTCCCTAAAAAGATtagaacacacacatatatatatatatacgatcgTCACCTCATCAATGTTGCCTTTAAGCTCCGCTATCCTCCcagcaaagaaaagaaagattGCGCTCTGTGAGGAGAACAAAAAACAACCAATATCAGGGCAATTAGTCAATTTGTGAGCCCTCCAAAATAACACTGGTCTATTAAACACAAGCCAAGGTAAAACCTGAAAAATCAATTATTCTTACCTTGGGATAACGACTCATGTATGGACCAAGGAGGTCCTCAGCTTCTGTCACACCAACCTCACCTGTCCCTGTGGCAAAGGAACAGAGGGAAAGTCATTTATACACAGGTCAACAGAAAGAGGGAGTTATGGGAACTGTAATATCTCTcacccactgcagggtgatacagtgacacagacaggagggaactatgggacatgagtctgtccctcccactgcagggtgatacagtgacacagacaggagtaTGACTGCACGTCTCACCCAGGATGAAGCTGAGGAAAGTATAGTAACAGAGAAGTAACATTGTGCAGAGCAGGGAGCGCAGGTTCCAGGATGCGGCACCTTCATGGAGTCGGGAAAGTCCATATTCCTGTGGATAAATCCGAGAGTCAGAAAGAGAAGAGAGCTCAAAATACACAAAGGCCgaaagaaaagataaaaaggaATGAATAAATACTCTACCTTCTCCCCTGAAAACCCAGCAAACTCCAGTAACTTAAGGATCCggggagggaagagagagagCGTCTGTGCAAGGGGGAGAAACAAGGAAACGTTTAGGAGGCAGATTTGGAGAATAATCCTTTTTTAAAGGGAACCAGCATTCACCTTCCATTTCATTTCTCTTATGCGGTTAATACAGTCTACAAAGAATGTTCTACCTCTCTGTAGCCTTTAAATGTGGCCCAGAACTTGTACAATCACAATACAAAGAGTCCTCTGTACTGTTAACTCTGTTTCACCCTCAAGGGACCGATAACAAATGTCCAACTGACCAGGTTAAAAGCTCCAGTGCCCAGAGAGACTCCGCCTTCTAGATGAACATGTGACGCCCCCTTCTGGAAAGCATTAGACTGCAATAAAGTATTCAGATCTCTATAatagaaagaggaagatggataAATGAAATACTTTCTGTCATTTCCTTGCCTGACCACTAGAGGCCACTGTTTCATATTAGAGTCTGGGTAAATAAGGAATTGCTGGAGGAAACAGGCTGCTTGAGCCCACTCTTCTGAATAAGCAGAAATATGCAGATAGATAAGGCGCACTGGGAAAAATGACCTATGCTAATGTATTCATATTGTgacataaaaaattgaaaattgaatgTCAGTGATTTGCACATCTCTCACCGATAGATCATGTAGCTGTTCCGGACTTTCATGCCACCCTTAATAAAGCTGATCATATTCTCATCCTGCAGAGGCAACAGAAATAGGGTTAAAGAAAGCCCCCTGCTGATTGGTCACTGGTCATCACTGCTCCAATGTCCCACCCACACAGAACCTATggaatatataaagaataaaacacgatggggctcatttattaaggcagcgctaaaaagagcgcagaggCCCGATATTTGCCCAGCGCacgcgagtatttaataatgtagcgctcAATACCTTAaaagtgcgatttgtgcgctaatgtagacgcAGACAGGACGCGACGCGTGAAACTGAGTATCAGCAGTcgcaatgcttataataaattgtgcgcacagaaAGATACcacaaaggtaaggattagttgtgcgcATGTaggaatgcgctgctttaattagttgcgttacatattgcgcatattgcgttcacgcATCTGCGTTTGTGTCTGTGCTAATAtgtgtttggttgcaaaggtgtttagccgaCCTggtagggttagtccacacaaggagattaggggagattttgtcgcctggccactaatcgcctcgtcttctgagcgacaatcaccccgaactgcctcagcatcttttcccataggctacaatgaaaagtcgcctgcgcgaaagcacatgcggcgatgcgttttcaatagtcgcccaaagttgcctgttgggcgactattgaaaatgcatcgccgcgtgtgctttcgcgcagacgacttttcattgtagcctatgggaaagcaCGCTGAGGCGgcttgggg
Above is a genomic segment from Xenopus laevis strain J_2021 chromosome 3L, Xenopus_laevis_v10.1, whole genome shotgun sequence containing:
- the LOC108711704 gene encoding tetratricopeptide repeat protein 39A isoform X3, whose amino-acid sequence is MSREPDLGHRPMLDLSQDLNDCMEALNLFLTNQFNESLALLRPRFRKKSSIINKSGADAFTEVELHAEVCYAECLLQRAALTFLQDENMISFIKGGMKVRNSYMIYRDLNTLLQSNAFQKGASHVHLEGGVSLGTGAFNLTLSLFPPRILKLLEFAGFSGEKEYGLSRLHEGAASWNLRSLLCTMLLLCYYTFLSFILGTGEVGVTEAEDLLGPYMSRYPKSAIFLFFAGRIAELKGNIDEAIRWFEEGCSAQQAWKQFHHMCYWELMWCYAYKGLWKVAYFYADLLSKENRWSKAMYVYMKAAFLSMLPPDEPRPFGENEVELFRIVPSLKQKIAGKSPPTEKFAIRKARRYQAKEPVPLPVPALEMMYLWNGYSVLGKDSRLTEETLTILCTAESNLSQEQASEFLYDDMCSILLLKGLCLKHLGRLEEAEQCFTQICHSEKKIKFDHYLVPNALLELSLLYLQQQRGEEAIVLLRRAKNNYKNYSMESRTLFRIHAALSKLKAAESEENSTDGASPS
- the LOC108711704 gene encoding tetratricopeptide repeat protein 39A isoform X4, whose translation is MLDLSQDLNDCMEALNLFLTNQFNESLALLRPRFRKKSSIINKSGADAFTEVELHAEVCYAECLLQRAALTFLQDENMISFIKGGMKVRNSYMIYRDLNTLLQSNAFQKGASHVHLEGGVSLGTGAFNLTLSLFPPRILKLLEFAGFSGEKEYGLSRLHEGAASWNLRSLLCTMLLLCYYTFLSFILGTGEVGVTEAEDLLGPYMSRYPKSAIFLFFAGRIAELKGNIDEAIRWFEEGCSAQQAWKQFHHMCYWELMWCYAYKGLWKVAYFYADLLSKENRWSKAMYVYMKAAFLSMLPPDEPRPFGENEVELFRIVPSLKQKIAGKSPPTEKFAIRKARRYQAKEPVPLPVPALEMMYLWNGYSVLGKDSRLTEETLTILCTAESNLSQEQASEFLYDDMCSILLLKGLCLKHLGRLEEAEQCFTQICHSEKKIKFDHYLVPNALLELSLLYLQQQRGEEAIVLLRRAKNNYKNYSMESRTLFRIHAALSKLKAAESEENSTDGASPS
- the LOC108711704 gene encoding tetratricopeptide repeat protein 39A isoform X2, with product MLDLSQDLNDCMEALNLFLTNQFNESLALLRPRATESLYHSLVYATILEMQAMMTFEHDDIISAGQTMKQAQEICQRFRKKSSIINKSGADAFTEVELHAEVCYAECLLQRAALTFLQDENMISFIKGGMKVRNSYMIYRDLNTLLQSNAFQKGASHVHLEGGVSLGTGAFNLTLSLFPPRILKLLEFAGFSGEKEYGLSRLHEGAASWNLRSLLCTMLLLCYYTFLSFILGTGEVGVTEAEDLLGPYMSRYPKSAIFLFFAGRIAELKGNIDEAIRWFEEGCSAQQAWKQFHHMCYWELMWCYAYKGLWKVAYFYADLLSKENRWSKAMYVYMKAAFLSMLPPDEPRPFGENEVELFRIVPSLKQKIAGKSPPTEKFAIRKARRYQAKEPVPLPVPALEMMYLWNGYSVLGKDSRLTEETLTILCTAESNLSQEQASEFLYDDMCSILLLKGLCLKHLGRLEEAEQCFTQICHSEKKIKFDHYLVPNALLELSLLYLQQQRGEEAIVLLRRAKNNYKNYSMESRTLFRIHAALSKLKAAESEENSTDGASPS
- the LOC108711704 gene encoding tetratricopeptide repeat protein 39A isoform X5, with protein sequence MSREPDLGHRPMLDLSQDLNDCMEALNLFLTNQFNESLALLRPRATESLYHSLVYATILEMQAMMTFEHDDIISAGQTMKQAQEICQRFRKKSSIINKSGADAFTEVELHAEVCYAECLLQRAALTFLQDENMISFIKGGMKVRNSYMIYRDLNTLLQSNAFQKGASHVHLEGGVSLGTGAFNLTLSLFPPRILKLLEFAGFSGEKEYGLSRLHEGAASWNLRSLLCTMLLLCYYTFLSFILGTGEVGVTEAEDLLGPYMSRYPKSAIFLFFAGRIAELKGNIDEAIRWFEEGCSAQQAWKQFHHMCYWELMWCYAYKGLWKVAYFYADLLSKENRWSKAMYVYMKAAFLSMLPPDEPRPFGENEVELFRIVPSLKQKIAGKSPPTEKFAIRKARRYQAKEPVPLPVPALEMMYLWNGYSVLGKDSRLTEETLTILCTAESNLSQEQASEFLYDDMCSILLLKGLCLKHLGRLEEAEQCFTQICHR